The Anopheles maculipalpis chromosome 3RL, idAnoMacuDA_375_x, whole genome shotgun sequence genomic sequence TCCGTGCCATGAAAATGGGACCGCGTTGCGTCTCACGTCGTGCTGCGTTGTTTCGCTAGAGCAGTCACTAGTTAGAAGGCGTCGAGTGATTATCAACGCACGAGGCACCGGCAGTAGTCGCGAGATAAAGTTATTAATTCATAAATGACGATAAGTGTGACAACATCCGACCTTCCGTCTCCACACGGTTTAGCTGACTTTTCGACTAGCCCTGAAAGCTTTTCTTCCCCTCActgtctctcgctcgctctcctGCTCTGCCGCGTATCTGTCCTAACAACCTGTTGCACCCCCATGTTACAAACTATCCTCTTTTCACCTATGCCAACCATTTCACACCAACCTCACGCGGAGATGAAGccgactgactgactgactgactgactgactgactaaaACTGACTGTTTAGTGTCGCGTTTTGAGGTTATAATAAAAGAGCACCCACCAGCGATCCTTCCCACTCGTGGGAAAGGTTCAGTCAGTGTTTGGCAATGAAATGGTGCGCTCGTACATCATACTTCTTAGTACCGCTTTAGTCACAGTTTGTGAGTTTGTGTCGAGTAAGCTGACGACCGTGCCGAACGATCATGGAGAACGATCGGCACGCGCCTTCTACCGGTCGCTGGACGATAATGGGTACAGCCCTACGCTGGCGCTCATCCTGCAGGATTACATTCTGATCAACAGCACCGGTACGGTCACCTGGAGCAATCCGGCCTTCGTCTACTACGATCAGCAGCTGATCGAGGCCATTCAGCAGCAGCTGGAGGTGGAAAGTGCGCAAGATTCGTACGATCCGCAGCATCAGTTGCAGGCGGATCACGGGTCATCGTTGCTACCACCACTGTACGGTGGACTTAAGTTTCTCACCTACTACTGTGGCCCGGGCAATTGGTCCACCGACGGAAGTACGGTACAGAATGCGTACTTTTCCAGCATCGATCAGTGCTGCAAACAGCACGACGAATGTCCGGACACCA encodes the following:
- the LOC126563356 gene encoding uncharacterized protein LOC126563356, which translates into the protein MVRSYIILLSTALVTVCEFVSSKLTTVPNDHGERSARAFYRSLDDNGYSPTLALILQDYILINSTGTVTWSNPAFVYYDQQLIEAIQQQLEVESAQDSYDPQHQLQADHGSSLLPPLYGGLKFLTYYCGPGNWSTDGSTVQNAYFSSIDQCCKQHDECPDTIVERRDYHQYEDLPYKPQIFTRLRCNCDVEFLRCLQNISTFFSYAVAWIYTKFQHNCFDYEHPVMECTAKKNDGLFTADRCLTYMVDNSNVKRWQWFDIPYLSSNQFIFPEVEYRYELDWFNILFDRKISSKP